The proteins below are encoded in one region of Christensenellaceae bacterium 44-20:
- the ispF gene encoding 2-C-methyl-D-erythritol 2,4-cyclodiphosphate synthase, translated as MKVAGIVLAAGRGTRIGADKNKMLLSLANKTPLELTLQSCREATCLDEVVLVCKDSEREQMREIADAIFPEGEVILASGGATRQDSAYSGILAASSDCDILAVLDGARCFTTPELIENCVRSCVQHGSGVAGCWCTDTVKLADAEGCFLRTLDRNRLVLVETPQVFPREILKLAYEKAREDGFLGTDDSSLVERLGLHPRLVVSGGNNFKLTHPKDIVRGTQEVLGVRDLRIGQGYDIHALKEGRPFLLAGVRIESSLGLDGHSDADVLAHAVIDALLGAAGQRDIGEFFPDTDPAYRGADSMKLLEQVWAMLQAEGYALVNLDTTVFLEKPKLSPYKRKIIHRLAKALGAEQRSISVKAKTAEQFDAVGGGLACAASATCLMTKQKPN; from the coding sequence ATGAAGGTGGCGGGAATTGTGCTGGCCGCGGGCCGGGGGACGCGCATTGGCGCGGATAAGAACAAGATGCTGCTGAGCCTGGCGAATAAAACGCCGCTGGAGCTGACACTGCAAAGCTGCCGGGAGGCAACTTGCCTGGATGAGGTGGTGCTGGTCTGCAAGGATAGCGAGCGCGAGCAGATGCGGGAAATCGCGGATGCCATCTTCCCGGAGGGGGAAGTCATCCTGGCTTCCGGCGGGGCGACGCGCCAGGATTCGGCCTATAGCGGCATTTTGGCCGCCTCTTCGGATTGCGATATTCTGGCGGTGCTGGATGGCGCCCGGTGCTTTACCACGCCTGAGCTCATCGAAAACTGTGTGCGCAGCTGCGTCCAGCATGGCAGCGGCGTGGCCGGCTGCTGGTGCACGGATACCGTCAAGCTGGCGGATGCCGAGGGCTGCTTTTTACGCACGCTGGACCGCAACCGGCTGGTGCTGGTCGAGACGCCGCAGGTCTTCCCCCGGGAGATTTTGAAGCTGGCCTATGAAAAGGCTCGGGAAGACGGCTTTCTGGGGACGGACGACTCCTCTCTGGTGGAGCGGCTGGGCCTGCATCCGCGGCTGGTGGTATCCGGCGGCAACAATTTCAAGCTGACGCACCCCAAGGATATCGTCCGGGGGACGCAGGAAGTGCTGGGCGTGCGGGATCTGCGCATCGGCCAGGGCTATGATATCCATGCGCTAAAGGAGGGCAGGCCGTTTCTGCTGGCCGGCGTGCGCATCGAGAGCAGCCTCGGCCTGGACGGCCATTCGGATGCGGATGTGCTGGCCCATGCCGTCATCGATGCCCTGCTGGGCGCGGCCGGCCAGCGGGATATCGGCGAGTTTTTCCCGGATACAGACCCGGCCTACCGGGGCGCAGACAGCATGAAGCTGCTGGAGCAGGTCTGGGCCATGCTGCAGGCCGAGGGCTATGCGCTGGTCAACCTGGATACCACGGTTTTCCTGGAAAAGCCCAAGCTCTCTCCCTATAAGAGGAAGATCATCCACCGCCTGGCCAAGGCGCTGGGGGCAGAACAGCGCAGCATTTCCGTCAAGGCAAAGACGGCCGAGCAGTTCGATGCCGTGGGCGGGGGGCTGGCCTGCGCCGCCTCGGCGACCTGCCTGATGACAAAGCAAAAGCCAAATTAA
- a CDS encoding RNA-binding S4 domain-containing protein: protein MRVDKFLKVSRIIKRRTVAASAADGGRISVNGKEVKPGYRLKVGDEVTIGFGARPLKVRVKELRESTKKEDAERMYEVIE from the coding sequence TTGAGAGTAGATAAATTTCTGAAAGTCTCCCGGATCATCAAGCGGCGCACGGTTGCGGCCTCTGCGGCGGATGGCGGGCGCATTAGCGTGAACGGAAAAGAGGTCAAGCCGGGCTATCGGCTCAAAGTCGGCGATGAAGTAACCATCGGCTTTGGCGCCCGGCCGCTCAAAGTGCGCGTCAAAGAGCTAAGGGAATCCACTAAAAAGGAAGACGCCGAGCGCATGTATGAGGTGATCGAATGA
- a CDS encoding HU family DNA-binding protein — protein MNKTELIAAIAAKADLSKKDAEKALVAMTETIVEEIGKGEKVQIVGFGTFESRERAARKGINPLTKAPIEIAACTVPAFKAGKAFKDAVK, from the coding sequence TTGAATAAAACAGAATTGATTGCAGCAATCGCAGCAAAGGCAGATCTTTCCAAGAAAGATGCAGAGAAGGCTCTGGTCGCCATGACCGAAACCATCGTCGAGGAGATCGGCAAGGGCGAGAAAGTCCAGATCGTCGGCTTCGGCACCTTCGAATCCAGAGAGCGCGCCGCCAGAAAGGGCATCAACCCGCTGACCAAAGCACCCATCGAGATCGCTGCATGCACAGTTCCCGCTTTCAAAGCAGGAAAAGCTTTCAAAGACGCTGTAAAATAA
- the mazG gene encoding nucleoside triphosphate pyrophosphohydrolase, whose translation MKLIGIGIGAAESLSLGAWEQMRAAGQLVLQTGRIPLAGWLREQGIRFETLDAFYEQAEDFEELVALALAHLRKMPDAALCLMGELSQHKLAAALAAEGLAGEIVPGMGFEQAALALCAGACSPGAVLCCPASEFGQSGFTGGSSLVLTELDNPYLAAELFSALSRFYPADAPCHLVHMGRRVDLPLRDFPSFPDFDYSTALVLDKPVFEQKACYDFSDLLAVIARLRAPGGCPWDREQTHQSLRTCLIEECYEVLEAIDAGDEFALADELGDVLLQVVMHAAIAGEHGQFDALDVADGICRKMIRRHPHIFGDAVAKDSAQVMQNWEAIKRREKAQKSLAQSLADVPAGMPALIRAQKIQKKAAQIGFDWPDYQGALEKVREEAQELCAALDGAGDAQEEAGDLLFSAVNLLRKLGIEAEPALLAACRKFTDRMAKMEILAKKQGLDLAKMPLSGQDALWERAKMCKKS comes from the coding sequence ATGAAACTCATCGGAATTGGAATTGGGGCGGCGGAGAGCCTCTCGCTTGGAGCATGGGAGCAAATGAGGGCCGCAGGGCAGCTCGTCTTGCAGACGGGCCGCATCCCGCTGGCGGGCTGGCTCCGCGAGCAGGGCATCCGCTTTGAGACGCTGGACGCCTTCTATGAGCAGGCCGAGGATTTCGAGGAGCTGGTAGCTCTGGCGCTGGCGCATCTGCGCAAAATGCCGGATGCGGCGCTCTGCCTGATGGGGGAGCTTTCCCAGCATAAGCTGGCCGCGGCGCTGGCGGCCGAAGGGCTGGCCGGGGAAATTGTGCCGGGCATGGGCTTTGAGCAGGCCGCGCTGGCCCTCTGCGCCGGCGCGTGCAGTCCCGGCGCGGTGCTCTGCTGCCCGGCGTCCGAGTTCGGGCAAAGCGGCTTTACGGGGGGCAGCAGCCTTGTGCTGACCGAGCTGGATAACCCCTACCTGGCGGCGGAGCTGTTCTCGGCGCTCTCCCGGTTCTATCCGGCCGATGCCCCCTGCCATCTGGTGCATATGGGGCGGCGGGTGGATCTGCCGCTCCGGGATTTCCCCTCCTTCCCGGATTTCGATTACAGCACGGCCCTGGTGCTGGATAAGCCGGTTTTTGAGCAGAAAGCCTGCTACGATTTTTCGGATCTGCTGGCCGTCATCGCCCGTCTGCGCGCGCCGGGCGGCTGCCCCTGGGATCGGGAGCAGACGCACCAGAGCCTGCGCACCTGCCTCATCGAGGAGTGCTACGAAGTGCTGGAGGCCATCGATGCCGGGGATGAATTCGCCCTGGCGGATGAGCTGGGGGATGTGCTGCTGCAAGTCGTCATGCACGCGGCCATCGCCGGCGAGCATGGGCAGTTCGATGCGCTGGATGTGGCAGACGGCATCTGCCGCAAGATGATCCGGCGCCATCCCCATATTTTCGGGGATGCCGTGGCAAAAGACTCCGCGCAGGTCATGCAGAACTGGGAAGCCATCAAGCGCCGGGAAAAAGCGCAGAAATCCCTGGCCCAAAGCCTGGCGGATGTCCCGGCCGGCATGCCCGCCCTCATCCGGGCCCAGAAGATCCAGAAAAAGGCCGCGCAAATCGGCTTCGACTGGCCGGATTACCAGGGCGCGCTGGAAAAAGTGCGCGAGGAGGCGCAGGAGCTTTGCGCGGCGCTTGATGGCGCGGGCGATGCCCAAGAGGAGGCGGGAGATCTGCTCTTTTCCGCCGTCAATCTGCTGCGCAAGCTGGGCATCGAGGCCGAGCCCGCTCTGCTGGCCGCCTGCCGCAAATTCACGGATCGCATGGCAAAAATGGAAATTCTTGCCAAAAAGCAGGGCCTGGATCTGGCAAAAATGCCGCTTTCGGGACAGGATGCCCTCTGGGAGCGCGCTAAAATGTGTAAAAAAAGCTGA
- the nifU gene encoding Fe-S cluster assembly scaffold protein NifU: MSAYSEKVMDHFQHPRNMGEIENASGVGTVGNAKCGDIMRIFLDIDDAGIIRDVKFKTFGCGAAVATSSMATELVKGKSIEDALKITNAAVMEALDGLPPVKVHCSLLAEEAIHAALWDYAQKKGIKIQGLEKPKSDIHEGEEEEQEDY, encoded by the coding sequence ATGTCTGCATACAGCGAAAAAGTGATGGATCATTTCCAGCATCCGAGGAATATGGGAGAGATTGAGAACGCCAGCGGCGTGGGCACGGTGGGCAACGCCAAGTGCGGCGATATCATGCGCATTTTTCTGGATATCGACGACGCCGGCATCATCCGGGATGTCAAATTCAAAACCTTCGGCTGCGGCGCCGCCGTGGCCACCAGCAGCATGGCGACAGAGCTGGTCAAGGGCAAGAGCATAGAGGATGCGCTGAAAATCACCAACGCCGCCGTCATGGAAGCGCTGGACGGCCTGCCGCCCGTCAAGGTGCATTGCTCTCTGCTGGCCGAGGAGGCCATCCATGCCGCCCTTTGGGATTATGCCCAGAAGAAGGGCATCAAAATCCAGGGCCTGGAAAAGCCCAAGAGCGATATTCACGAGGGCGAGGAAGAGGAGCAGGAGGATTATTAG
- the nifS gene encoding cysteine desulfurase NifS, with the protein MQEVIYLDNAATTATRPEVVEAMLPYFTQHYGNPSTIYSLGQESHAAVDHAREVIAGSLGAKPEEIYFTAGGSESDNWAIKAAAEAYAKKGKHIITSKIEHHAVLHTCQYLEQHGFEVTYLDVDEYGKISLDELKAAIRPDTILISIMFANNEIGTIEPVAEIGKIAREAGVLFHTDAVQAYGQIPIDVDAMCIDMLSASGHKLNGPKGIGFLYIRRGLKLRSFVHGGAQERKRRAGTENVPGIVGLGKAAEIALKTMPERTAKERELRDYLIKAMLERVPYSRLNGHPADRLPGNANFCFRFVEGESLLMMLDMAGICGSSGSACTSGSLDPSHVLLAIGLPHEIAHGSLRLTLNEQNTKEQMDYVVENTARIIEQLRAMSPLYEDFVKKNAK; encoded by the coding sequence ATGCAGGAAGTCATCTATTTAGATAACGCCGCGACGACGGCAACCCGCCCGGAAGTGGTGGAGGCGATGCTCCCGTATTTCACACAGCACTATGGCAACCCCTCGACCATCTACAGCCTGGGGCAGGAGAGCCATGCGGCAGTCGATCATGCAAGGGAAGTCATCGCGGGCTCGCTGGGGGCAAAGCCGGAGGAAATCTACTTCACGGCCGGCGGCAGTGAATCGGATAACTGGGCCATCAAGGCCGCGGCCGAGGCGTATGCCAAAAAGGGAAAGCATATCATCACGAGCAAAATCGAGCATCACGCCGTGCTGCATACCTGCCAGTACCTGGAGCAGCATGGCTTCGAGGTAACGTATCTCGACGTGGATGAATACGGCAAAATTTCGCTGGACGAGCTGAAGGCCGCCATCCGGCCGGATACCATCCTCATCAGCATCATGTTTGCCAACAACGAAATCGGCACGATAGAGCCCGTGGCCGAAATCGGCAAAATCGCCCGGGAGGCGGGCGTGCTCTTCCATACGGATGCCGTCCAGGCCTATGGGCAAATCCCCATCGACGTGGATGCGATGTGCATCGATATGCTCTCGGCCAGCGGCCATAAGCTGAACGGCCCCAAGGGCATCGGCTTTCTGTATATCCGAAGGGGGCTGAAACTGCGTTCGTTCGTGCATGGCGGCGCCCAGGAGCGCAAGCGCCGGGCGGGCACGGAAAACGTCCCGGGTATCGTAGGGCTGGGCAAGGCGGCGGAAATCGCGCTGAAAACCATGCCGGAGCGCACGGCAAAAGAGCGGGAGCTCCGGGACTATCTCATCAAAGCTATGCTGGAGAGAGTCCCCTATAGCCGGCTGAACGGGCACCCGGCGGATCGTCTTCCGGGCAACGCCAACTTCTGCTTCCGGTTTGTGGAGGGCGAAAGCCTGCTGATGATGCTGGATATGGCGGGCATCTGCGGCTCTTCGGGCTCGGCCTGCACGTCCGGCTCGCTGGACCCTTCGCACGTCCTGCTGGCCATCGGCCTGCCGCATGAAATCGCCCATGGCTCTCTGCGGCTGACGCTGAACGAGCAAAACACCAAAGAGCAGATGGACTACGTCGTGGAAAACACCGCGCGCATCATAGAGCAGCTTCGGGCCATGTCGCCCCTCTATGAGGATTTTGTCAAGAAGAACGCGAAATAG
- a CDS encoding Rrf2 family transcriptional regulator, with translation MKLSTKGRYGLRAIVDLAANSQSGAVCISSIAQRQNLSESYLEQLMSLLRKAGIIESVRGAGGGYRLARAPEQISVGEILRALEGDLNLVECSALMGEGQPCAAEETCVTKYVWQRITKSINQTVDEIFLAELLKEGNCAQGAKRFCESGKGE, from the coding sequence TTGAAACTATCGACAAAAGGCAGATACGGCCTGCGAGCCATCGTGGATCTGGCGGCCAACAGCCAGAGCGGCGCAGTCTGCATCAGCAGCATCGCCCAGCGGCAAAACCTCTCGGAAAGCTATCTGGAGCAGCTCATGAGCCTGCTGCGCAAAGCGGGCATCATCGAGAGCGTCCGGGGCGCGGGCGGGGGCTACCGCCTGGCCAGAGCGCCTGAGCAAATCTCGGTGGGAGAAATCCTGCGGGCGCTGGAGGGAGATTTAAACCTGGTGGAATGCTCGGCTCTGATGGGCGAAGGGCAGCCCTGCGCCGCGGAAGAGACCTGCGTGACCAAATACGTCTGGCAGCGCATCACGAAGAGCATCAACCAGACGGTCGACGAGATTTTCCTCGCCGAGCTTTTAAAAGAAGGAAACTGCGCGCAGGGCGCAAAGCGCTTTTGCGAGAGCGGAAAAGGAGAATAG
- a CDS encoding polysaccharide biosynthesis protein, with the protein MTKKSIIKSAAMLGAAGIISKVLGAIYRIPLGNILGAGGMGNYQLAHPIYTMLLLACTAGISVAVARMVAERVADSAPAEAYQVFLVSLRFLAVLGAAGCALLYFGANFVMNSLGMGSAAPSLRACGPALFVVAISSAYRGYYQGLQDLAPHALSQVVEQVVRLFCGLHFAKLLAPMGTAYSAAGATIGMAVSEVACLAVMWAYHRKKGVRYVRDKQRWPARPILEKLLRIALPTTVGALAVSLVAGVDSLCALPQLRAAGFTADQATSLYGLYSGFVSPVVGLCSVFSGAISTSLLPAITAARIHGRKAAAHRQISLGMRLSMALGLPAMAILYLFAQPILQLMYRSLQGQELVQAAELLRLMAPGALFLLIMQVQTGVLQGMGRPGLPVLNILCGTVVKVAIGLPLLAIPALNIAGAAIGTVACYAICALLSVYCVMKFSGASFAFGDVAAKPALATAFMAAVAWQVYAALSHRGNTPALLAAALAAILVYGLCCYFMFRPKRGRREKA; encoded by the coding sequence ATGACGAAAAAGAGCATCATCAAAAGCGCGGCCATGCTGGGAGCGGCAGGCATCATCAGCAAAGTTTTGGGCGCGATATACCGCATCCCGCTGGGCAACATCCTGGGGGCGGGCGGCATGGGCAACTACCAGCTTGCGCACCCCATCTATACCATGCTCCTGCTGGCCTGCACGGCGGGCATCTCGGTTGCCGTGGCGCGCATGGTGGCCGAGCGCGTGGCAGACAGCGCGCCGGCGGAAGCCTATCAGGTCTTTCTCGTCTCCCTGCGCTTTTTGGCCGTGCTGGGGGCGGCGGGCTGTGCGCTGCTGTATTTCGGCGCAAATTTTGTCATGAACAGCCTGGGCATGGGCTCTGCCGCGCCCTCGCTTCGCGCCTGCGGCCCGGCGCTTTTTGTCGTCGCCATCTCCTCGGCCTACCGGGGCTACTACCAGGGCCTCCAGGATTTGGCGCCCCACGCCCTCTCCCAGGTGGTGGAGCAGGTGGTGCGGCTGTTCTGCGGACTGCATTTTGCAAAGCTGCTGGCCCCGATGGGCACGGCTTACAGCGCCGCCGGAGCGACGATAGGCATGGCCGTCTCGGAAGTCGCCTGCCTGGCCGTCATGTGGGCGTATCACCGCAAAAAAGGCGTGCGCTATGTGCGCGATAAACAGCGCTGGCCCGCCCGGCCGATTTTGGAAAAACTGCTGCGCATCGCCCTGCCCACGACGGTGGGCGCCCTGGCCGTCTCGCTGGTGGCCGGGGTGGATTCGCTCTGCGCCCTGCCCCAGCTGCGCGCCGCCGGGTTCACGGCAGACCAGGCGACCTCGCTCTACGGCCTCTACAGCGGGTTTGTCTCGCCGGTGGTGGGGCTTTGCTCGGTCTTTTCCGGGGCCATCTCCACCAGCCTGTTGCCCGCCATCACGGCCGCCCGCATCCATGGCCGCAAGGCCGCGGCGCACCGGCAAATCTCCCTTGGCATGCGGCTTTCCATGGCGCTGGGCTTGCCCGCCATGGCAATTTTATACCTCTTCGCCCAGCCGATTTTGCAGCTGATGTACCGCAGCCTGCAAGGCCAGGAGCTGGTCCAGGCGGCAGAGCTGCTGCGGCTGATGGCGCCGGGCGCGCTGTTCCTCCTGATTATGCAGGTGCAGACGGGGGTGCTCCAGGGCATGGGGCGGCCGGGGCTGCCCGTGCTCAATATTCTCTGCGGAACTGTGGTCAAAGTTGCCATCGGCCTGCCGCTTTTGGCCATTCCGGCCCTGAATATCGCCGGCGCCGCCATCGGGACGGTGGCCTGCTATGCCATCTGCGCCCTGCTCAGCGTGTATTGCGTCATGAAGTTTTCGGGGGCCAGCTTCGCGTTTGGGGATGTTGCGGCGAAGCCGGCGCTGGCCACGGCGTTTATGGCGGCCGTCGCCTGGCAGGTTTACGCCGCGCTTTCGCACCGGGGCAACACGCCTGCCCTGCTGGCTGCTGCCCTGGCCGCAATTCTGGTTTACGGCCTTTGCTGTTATTTCATGTTCCGGCCAAAGCGGGGCAGGCGGGAGAAGGCTTAA